From one Colletotrichum destructivum chromosome 3, complete sequence genomic stretch:
- a CDS encoding Putative armadillo-like helical, 26S proteasome non-ATPase regulatory subunit RPN1 codes for MAQDSEKPTAADKGKGKAVEDSKKDKPQVNGKKEDEKIIDSAEELSEEDQQLKNELDMLVERLTEADASLYKPALEAMKTFIKTSTSSMTAVPKPLKFLRPHYETMTKLHEEWSAGENKTSLADVLSVIGMTYSDEDRQDTLKYRLLAPSSDIGSWGHEYTRHLALEIGEVYGKRINADEPTKDLVDLALILIPLFLQSNAEADAVDLMSELEIIDQIPNYLDENTYGRVCLYMVSMVNLLTYPDNELFLKTAHDIYLTYKEYALAMTLAIRLNDIDLIKADFEKAEDPALKKQLAFLIARQRIVLDLPAEDADSQAIVECLSNLKLSDHFKSLGKELNILDPKTTEDIYKSHLESSRVAGMTNLDSARHNLAAAFVNAFVNAGFGNDKMMLVEQDKESWVWKTKGDGMMSTVASLGTLLLWDVEAGLDKIDKYTYAAEPEILAGSMLAIGIMNSGARVDSEPALALLGDEDKLNHKNPLVRTASIMGLGLSYAGSNNELLLELLLPIITDSSQEMQISAMAALSCGLIFVGSSNPEISEAIVTTLLDDERKNQLTDKWTRFLALGLGLLFFGRQEEVDVILETLKAVDHPMAKPTAVLAEICAWAGTGAVLKIQELLHICNEHIEDSDEKKGDELLQSYAVIGIALVAMGEEVGQEMVLRQFGHLMHYGEPNIRRAVPLAMGLISPSNPQMKVYDTLSRYSHDNDNEVAINAIFAMGLLGAGTNNARLAQLLRQLASFYHRDQESLFMVRIAQGLLHMGKGTMSVNPFHTDRNVLSRVSTGGLLAVLVAMIDAKQFITSNSHYLLYFLVTAMHPRFLVTLDEDLKPLKVNVRVGQAVDVVGQAGRPKTITGWQTQSTPVVLAYGERAELEDEQYISLNSTLEGLVILKKNPNWEEDK; via the exons ATGGCGCAGGACAGCGAGAAGCCTACCGCTgccgacaagggcaagggaaAGGCTGTGGAGGACagcaagaaggacaagcCCCAAGTCAACggcaagaaggaagatgagAAGATCATCGACT CCGCGGAGGAGCTCAGCGAAGAAGACCAACAGCTGAAGAACGAGCTGGACATGCTTGTCGAGCGTCTGACG GAAGCCGATGCCTCCCTCTACAAGCCAGCCCTGGAGGCCATGAAGACCTTCATTAagacctcgacctcgtcaatgACGGCCGTGCCCAAGCCTCTCAAATTCCTCCGACCACACTATGAGACAATGACGAAGCTGCATGAGGAGTGGTCGGCGGGCGAGAACAAGACTTCGCTCGCAGACGTTTTGTCAGTAATCGGTATGACATATTCTGACGAAGACCGACAAGACACCCTCAAGTACCGCCTGCTGGCGCCCTCATCCGACATTGGATCGTGGGGTCACGAGTACACCCGGCATCTGGCCTTGGAGATCGGTGAGGTTTACGGAAAGCGGATAAACGCCGACGAGCCGACAAAGGACTtggtcgacctcgccctgATTCTCATCCCGTTGTTCCTGCAGAgcaacgccgaggccgacgccgtggacTTGATGAGCGAACTTGAGATCATTGACCAAATTCCCAATTACCTCGACGAGAACACGTACGGTCGCGTGTGTCTGTACATGGTCAGCATGGTCAACCTGCTTACTTATCCGGACAACGAGCTTTTCCTGAAGACGGCCCACGACATCTATCTGACATACAAGGAATACGCACTGGCAATGACGCTTGCCATCCGCCTCAACGACATCGACCTCATCAAGGCTGActtcgagaaggccgaggacccCGCTCTCAAGAAGCAGCTTGCCTTCCTGATTGCTCGGCAACGCATTGTTCTGGATCTCCCCGCTGAAGACGCAGACTCGCAGGCGATTGTCGAGTGCTTGTCGAACCTTAAGTTGTCGGACCACTTCAAATCCCTGGGCAAGGAGCTCAACATCCTGGACCCCAAGACGACCGAGGACATTTACAAAAGTCACCTGGAGAGCAGCCGTGTTGCGGGCATGACCAACCTCGACTCGGCCCGTCACAACCTGGCGGCTGCCTTCGTCAACGCTTTTGTCAACGCCGGTTTCGGCAACGACAAGATGATGTTGGTGGAGCAGGATAAGGAGAGTTGGGTATGGAAGACCAAGGGTGACGGCATGATGTCGACCGTTGCTTCTCTGGGTACCCTCCTGCTTTGGGACGTCGAGGCTGGTCTGGATAAGATCGACAAGTACACCTatgccgccgagcccgagaTCCTGGCCGGTTCGATGCTAGCCATTGGTATCATGAACTCGGGAGCTCGTGTCGACTCGGAGCCTGCCTTGGCTCTACTGGGTGATGAGGACAAGCTCAACCACAAGAATCCTCTCgtgaggacggccagcaTAATGGGCTTGGGCCTCTCTTATGCTGGATCGAATAACGAACTTCTTCTGGAGCTGCTGTtgcccatcatcaccgaTTCTTCCCAGGAGATGCAGATCTCCGCCATGGCTGCTCTATCGTGCGGTCTGATCTTTGTTGGCTCCTCCAACCCCGAAATCAGCGAGGCTATTGTCACCAccctgctcgacgatgaGCGCAAGAACCAGCTCACCGACAAATGGACTCGATTCCTTgctctcggtctcggtctgCTTTTCTTTGGCCGTCAAGAGGAAGTTGACGTCATTCTGGAGACACTGAAGGCCGTCGACCATCccatggcgaagccgacggcaGTGTTGGCCGAGATCTGCGCCTGGGCTGGTACTGGCGCTGTCTTGAAGATCCAGGAGCTTCTGCACATCTGCAACGAGCACATTGAGGActcggacgagaagaagggcgacgagctcctccagTCATACGCCGTGATTGGTATCGCTCTCGTCGCCATGGGAGAGGAGGTGGGCCAGGAGATGGTTCTCCGCCAATTCGGCCACCTTATGCACTACGGCGAGCCTAACATCCGCAGAGCAGTGCCCTTGGCCATGGGCCTCATCAGCCCCAGCAACCCGCAGATGAAGGTCTACGACACGTTGTCGAGATACTCTcacgacaacgacaacgaagttgccatcaacgccatcttcgccatGGGTCTCTTGGGAGCGGGCACGAACAATGCCAGATTGGCTCAGCTGCTCCGGCAGCTGGCCAGCTTCTACCACCGCGACCAGGAGTCTCTCTTCATGGTACGGATTGCGCAGGGCCTGTTGCACATGGGCAAGGGAACGATGTCGGTCAACCCGTTCCATACGGACCGCAACGTACTTTCGCGCGTGTCGACGGGTGGTCTGCTGGCGGTGCTGGTGGCCATGATCGACGCCAAGCAGTTCATCACGTCTAACTCACACTACCTGCTTTACTTTTTGGTGACGGCGATGCACCCCCGCTTCTTGGTGACGCTGGATGAGGACCTGAAGCCTCTCAAGGTCAACGTCCGCGTCGGTCAGGCAGTGGATGTCGTCGGACAAGCGGGTCGGCCCAAGACCATCACCGGCTGGCAAACACAGAGCACACCGGTGGTCCTGGCGTACGGCGAGCgtgccgagctcgaggatgaGCAGTACATCAGCCTGAACAGCACACTAGAGGGACTGGTCATTCTCAAGAAG AACCCCAATTGGGAGGAGGACAAATAG
- a CDS encoding Putative RIO kinase, protein kinase-like domain superfamily, RIO2 kinase winged helix, translating to MHLDTKALRHLAAEDWRVLAAVEQGTKNHELVPTPLIEKLSRLRGGASGVHRSISNLAKVGLIAKVKEAKYDGYRLTYGGLDYLAMHTYSTRKEVYSVGSRVGVGKESDIVMVADDRGMQCILKIHRLGRISFRTVKSNRDYLKNKQSGSWMYLSRLAAMKEFAFMKALKEEGFPVPEPIAQNRHTIVMSFIDSFPLRQISSIPDPATLYAELIDLILRLAKHGLIHGDFNEFNILIKEETSTTKTDEGEEETITLIPIVIDFPQMVSMDHQNAEMYFDRDVNCIKRFFEKRFHFTGTTPGPFYKDAKKLVGKGGAKRIDATLEASGFTKKMAKDLEKAIQEQAASKGDEGDHGGAASEDADEDEDEDEDEDEEDGEEAADDLEGSAVPSVNGEGEGRDSSKSGKEKDDIDTQKFSRLAVADEA from the exons ATGCATTTGGATACCAAAGCGCTTCGCcacctggccgccgaggactgGCGCGTCCTTGCAGCG GTCGAGCAAGGCACCAAGAATCACGAGCTGGTTCCAACTCCCCTCATCGAGAAACTGTCGcgcctccgcggcggcgcaaGTGGCGTGCACCGGTCCATCTCGAacctcgccaaggtcggccTCATCGCCAAGGTTAAGGAGGCCAAGTACGACGGTTACCGCCTCACCTACGGTGGTCTCGACTACCTCGCGATGCACACATACTCGACGCGCAAGGAGGTCTACAGCGTCGGTAGCAGAGTTGGCGTTGGAAAGGAGAGTGATATCGTCATGGTGGCCGACGATAGAGGCATGCAGTGCATTCTGAAGATCCACAGATTGGGCCGTATCTCCTTCCGGACGGTTAAGTCAAACAGAGACTACCTCAAGAACAAGCAGTCGGGATCGTGGATGTACCTTTCCCGCCTCGCGGCAATGAAGGAGTTTGCCTTCATGAAGGCGCTCAAAGAGGAAGGTTTTCCCGTACCCGAACCCATCGCGCAAAACCGACACACTATCGTCATGTCGTTCATCGACTCGTTTCCGCTCCGCCAAATCTCCTCGATCCCGGATCCGGCAACCCTCTATGCCGAGCTGATTGATTTGATCCTCCGCTTAGCCAAGCACGGACTCATTCACGGCGACTTCAACGAGTTCAACATTCTTATCAAGGAGGAGACATCCACTACGAAGAcagacgaaggcgaagaagagaccATCACACTGATTCCAATAGTCATTGACTTCCCGCAAATGGTTTCAATGGACCACCAGAATGCCGAGATGTACTTTGATCGAGACGTCAACTGCATCAAGcgcttcttcgagaagaggTTTCACTTTACCGGCACAACCCCAGGGCCATTCTACAAGGACGCCAAGAAGTTGGTTGGCAAGGGCGGTGCCAAGAGGATAGATGCGACCTTGGAGGCGTCAGGGTTcacgaagaagatggccaaaGACTTGGAGAAGGCCATCCAAGAGCAGGCCGCATCCAAGGGCGATGAAGGTGACCATGGCGGTGCCGCTTCCGAGGATGcggatgaagatgaggatgaagatgaggatgaagatgaggaagacggcgaggaggcagccgATGACCTGGAGGGGTCTGCCGTGCCATCGGTAAacggggagggagaagggagggatTCCTCGAAAAGCGGCAAAGAAAAGGATGACATTGATACCCAAAAGTTTTCAAGGTTGGCAGTAGCAGACGAGGCATGA
- a CDS encoding Putative multi antimicrobial extrusion protein — MGDDRSIPIKASSSRDFVAQLSSSFRVGTPQAQEILASDLAECSDDEIPDENDDAAIGSASESESEEGPLFYRRPSGVAFGTSRPVMNPQTYAVEEPPAALTRVEKKQSRDAERSLLRDNHILPPKTPRTDSEPFYRRAYRRLFSTKVPLEPHDEETPQIVIRRPTESTPLLSGAAPAPDAEEGHEHLNEQWEAAVAAGQLRTTWQREAKTIVQYASPLIVTFMLQYSVNVVAIFAVGRIGTMELGAVSLSTMTATITVYAPFQGLATSLDTLCAQAYGSGHRHLVGLQMQRMTYFLLMCFVPLAVLWFFGESVLSLIIPEPESARLAGQYLRVMILGGPAFVCFEAGKRFVQAQGLFQATTWVLLIAAPVNIFLNWLFVWKLGWGFVGAPTAVVCTQNLLPLLLFLYVRFVDGYQCWGGFSKRALANWGPMLRLALPGMIMIEAEYMAFEVLTLFSSHFGPSYLAAQSVVVTLCAITYQIPFPVSIAASTRIANLIGAGLVDAAKTTGVVAFAAALIVGIFNVIMFGSLRFHLPRLFTDDEEVIAIVADVLPLCAMMQVFDGLSAGAHGLLRGIGRPSIGGYANITVYYLIAIPLSFGTAFGLGWKLKGLWLGVTVGLALVATIEYSFVYFTDWHKAAREAHARNQAE, encoded by the exons ATGGGTGACGACCGCAGCATCCCAATCAAGGCTTCCTCAAGCCGCGACTTTGTCGCCCAACTCAGCTCGTCGTTCCGCGTGGGCACGCCGCAGGCACAGGAGATCTTGGCCAGCGATCTGGCCGAATGCTCAGACGACGAGATTCccgacgagaacgacgacgccgccatcggctccgcctccgagtccgagtccgaaGAGGGCCCCCTCTTCTACCGGCGCCCGAGCGGTGTCGCCTTTGGCACCTCTCGGCCCGTTATGAATCCGCAGACGTACGCCGTCGAAgagccgcccgccgccctcaccagagtcgagaagaagcagtcGCGCGACGCCGAGAGGAGTCTTCTCCGGGACAACCATATCCTGCCGCCCAAGACACCTCGGACGGACAGCGAACCCTTCTATCGCCGTGCCTACAGACGTTTGTTCAGCACAAAGGTCCCTCTCGAGCCTCACGACGAAGAGACACCGCAGATCGTCATCCGCCGACCTACCGAGTCCACTCCTTTGTTGTCTGGCGCCGCCCCGGCGCccgacgccgaagaaggTCACGAGCACCTTAACGAACAgtgggaggcggcggttgcGGCGGGTCAGCTCCGTACTACCTGGCAGCGGGAGGCCAAGACCATTGTGCAGTATGCAAGCCCGCTCATCGTCACCTTCATGCTGCAGTATTCGgtcaacgtcgtcgccatcttcgccgtTGGCCGCATCGGCACCAtggagctcggcgccgtgaGCCTGTCCACCATGACGGCTACCATCACCGTCTACGCGCCATTCCAGGGCCTCGCAACGAGCCTCGACACCCTCTGCGCGCAGGCGTACGGCTCGGGCCACCGTCATCTCGTCGGGCTGCAGATGCAGCGCATGACGTACTTCTTGCTCATGTGCTTCGTGCCGCTCGCCGTGCTGTGGTTCTTTGGCGAGTCGGTACTGAGCCTCATCATCCCGGAGCCCGAGTCGGCGCGGCTGGCGGGACAGTACCTGCGCGTCATGATCCTCGGCGGGCCGGCCTTTGTCTGcttcgaggccggcaagcgCTTCGTGCAGGCGCAGGGTCTgttccaggcgacgacgtggGTGCTGCTGATCGCCGCGCCCGTCAACATCTTTTTGAACTGGCTCTTCGTCTGGAAGCTGGGATggggcttcgtcggcgcccccaccgccgtcgtctgcaCCCAGAACCTCCtcccgctgctgctgtttctCTACGTGCGCTTCGTCGACGGGTACCAGTGCTGGGGCGGTTTCAGCAAGCGGGCGCTCGCCAACTGGGGCCCGATGCTTCGCTTGGCGCTGCCCGGCATGATCATGATCGAGGCCGAGTACATGGCCTTTGAGGTGCTGACGCTGTTCTCGAGCCACTTTGGGCCGTCATACCTCGCTGCACagagcgtcgtcgtcacgcTCTGCGCCATCACCTACCAGATCCCATTCCCCGTGAGCATTGCCGCGTCGACGCGCATCGCCAACCTCATTGGGGCCGGGCTTGTGGATGCGGCCAAGACCACCGGCGTAGTG GCGTTCGCCGCAGCGTTAATAGTGGGCATCTTCAATGTCATTATGTTTGGCAGCTTGCGGTTCCATCTACCGCGGCTGttcaccgacgacgaggaggtcatcgccatcgtggCCGACGTACTCCCGCTGTGCGCCATGATGCAGGTGTTTGACGGCCTTAGCGCGGGAGCCCACGGGCTGCTGCGTGGCATCGGGCGACCGTCGATTGGCGGGTACGCCAACATCACTGTGTACTACTTGATCGCGATTCCCTTGTCGTTCGGGACGGCGTTTGGTCTCGGGTGGAAGCTCAAGGGACTGTGGCTGGGCGTCACGGTCGGGCTTGCGTT GGTCGCGACTATTGAGTATTCGTTTGTGTACTTTACCGACTGGCACAAGGCGGCGAGAGAGGCACACGCGAGGAACCAGGCAGAGTGA
- a CDS encoding Putative NUDIX hydrolase domain, isopentenyl-diphosphate delta-isomerase, type 1 has product MATTTTTTTAQNEAITAESILRLFPDIDTSTEALSGHDAEQIRLMDEVCIVLDENDKPIGNASKKACHLMTNIDKGLLHRAFSVFLFDPADNRLLLQQRASEKITFPDMWTNTCCSHPLGIPGETGSNLEDSVAGVKRAAQRKLEHELGINPAQVPFEDFHFLTRIHYKAPSDGKWGEHEIDYILFIKAKVDLDINKNEVQATQYVSADELKKLFQDPNLKFTPWFKLICESMLFEWWQSLDSGLDKYANEQEIRRM; this is encoded by the exons ATGGCCACCACTACCACAACGACCACGGCGCAAAATGAGGCCATCACCGCCGAGTCCATCCTCCGCCTCTTCCCCGATATCGACACTAGCACCGAGGCTCTTTCCGGCCACGATGCCGAGCAGATCCGTCTTATGGACGAGGTCTGCATTGTGCTggacgagaacgacaagCCCATTGGCAACGCCAGCAAGAAAGCTT GCCACCTCATGACCAACATCGACAAGGGCCTCCTCCATCgcgccttctccgtcttcctctttgACCCGGCCGACAatcgcctcctcctccagcagcgcGCATCGGAGAAGATCACCTTCCCCGACATGTGGACCAACACCTGCTGCTCCCACCCGCTGGGCATCCCCGGTGAGACGGGCTCGAACCTCGAGGACTCGGTCGCCGGCGTGAAGCGCGCCGCCCAGAGGAAGCTCGAGCACGAGCTGGGCATCAACCCGGCCCAGGTCCCCTTTGAGGATTTCCATTTCCTGACGAGGATTCACTACAAGGCTCCGTCTGATGGCAAGTGGGGAGAGCACGAGA TCGACTacatcctcttcatcaaggccaaggtcgacctcgacatcaacaagaaCGAGGTCCAGGCGACCCAGTACGTCAGCGCCGATGAGTTGAAGAAGTTGTTCCAGGACCCCAACCTCAAGTTCACCCCCTGGTTCAAGCTTATTTGCGAGTCCATGCTATTTGAGTGGTGGCAGAGCCTTGACAGCGGTCTGGACAAGTACGCCAACGAACAGGAGATCCGCCGCATGTGA